taaaagctgttttcattacATCTGCCCATTGAGTATAGATTTCTAAGTACAGCACCACGGTGAACAAATCAAACGTACACTCACATCACAACCAGAGAACTGCTGTAGTAAGCACGTCCACCTGAACTTCTcacatccctgcccatgtcTCATcgttttctatatttaaaataccaacATAATGTCATCCATTTTTCTATGAACTTAATCATAAAGGTTTGACAAGCATCTTTGTGTTGGTGTGGTACTGATGGATTACTGTTATACAAAAAGTGGAGAAAGAGGAGTCTCCCCAAACTGGGGAACACTGAGCTGGTACTCGGTAGCTCAGTTCCTCATTCTGCCAAAGACTTGCACCGTGGCCTTGGCTCCATTTTGATGTATTGGATATGTATGGATATATTCAGACCACTTGTTTTAGCACCAAATATAGATACACATGCTTTCTAGTCCGGGTTCAGGAGAGACCTTGGGGCCATATTCAGGCTGCCTTTTATATGTGCTCATATTGCTATCACAGCTACTCCTTGGCTGGTCTAACAGTGGCCCAAGAAGCTCTCTGATGGCCATCTAAGTTCCTGTCACAGTCCATGTGCCATGCAAGGCAGTCTGAACACAGCCCTTCATCTTTTGTGCCTCAGCCCCTTCATCTGTAATGCAGGGACAGTAACAGCAAGGCTACGGAGGTGTTCAGGTCCCAGGAAAGAGGACACCACGGCTACTTTAACAGGCAAAGATGTACTATGCTGAAATAACATAAGGGGACCTGGTTTTAGAGGAGCTTGTCATCTGCAAGGGCTTACTGCAGAACTTGACACTACAAATAGAAAACCCAAGAGTTAAAAAAGAGATATAGAAGTTAGCAAGAGTGCACCCTAGCATCTGTAGCAGCATTTTTACATCGAATGTGCTGTGTTCCAGCTTAGCTATTTCCAGATGGCACTGgaatgtattttacattttcctcttgcagttGACTGCTAACATACATATCTATAGTACAACAAAGATACACACGAGGGTGAATTATTGCCTTTTCTTCATTGTACACCCTTTCCCAAACATCTGGAGCTTAATTTCTGTGGCCTTTAGTCTTCCTCAGGAGAGTATCTTTGCCTGGAAAAACAGTATATGCAGCAGCTACAAAAGATAAGGAGAAAGAGAACGGTATGGCTAATAATGAGAACACCAACAGCAAAAATGTACAGGGTTTTGTCACAGTAATCCTGAGGCTGGTGGAAGGGTGGGATGAAATTTGGCAGATACACGGAGAAAACCCAGTAGTTCCCAAGAATGaaccagaggaagaggaagaggctgagggTTAGATGGATGTAGTATTTGTGAGCGTTCTGCCTCCAGGGATATTCGTCGTCGTCATCATCATCAATCACAACAGACTTGGAAAGCAGCTGCCTCATCCTGGTTGAGTCGTACAGCAGAAGGGTCACCTGGAGACATTGGGGGAGAAAAGGCAATAAGTAAATTGGTTGTGGAAAATCTGAATACCTTCTGACCGCTGCCATCTTTTCAGCCAAATTAAAATTGAGTGTGGGAACATGACGTAAGAGAAATCAGAGGAGCCACAAATGAGGCAGATTCTGCTGGAAAATAATTAGTTTTTCCATACAGTTGATTCACCAATGAGATTTAGGGcagacatctgaaaaaaaacttgCCAATGGTGAGGATAGAAAGGCATGGGAACAGACTATGTGGGGaaatggcagcagctccctcactggagattttaaagaacagattATAGTAACTGCTAGATTTATTGAGGAGAGTAGTTCCTGC
This genomic window from Cygnus olor isolate bCygOlo1 chromosome 1, bCygOlo1.pri.v2, whole genome shotgun sequence contains:
- the TMEM272 gene encoding transmembrane protein 272 isoform X1 translates to MPAWQEKGSSSQLVSDSGHPKRCFTMPAGLEKACHRCISKIASNACFIFGLLAFLALPLSMTFTGMKFLEDCPVQPLIPLYLLVGGVIGSLKVTLLLYDSTRMRQLLSKSVVIDDDDDDEYPWRQNAHKYYIHLTLSLFLFLWFILGNYWVFSVYLPNFIPPFHQPQDYCDKTLYIFAVGVLIISHTVLFLLIFCSCCIYCFSRQRYSPEED
- the TMEM272 gene encoding transmembrane protein 272 isoform X2, with amino-acid sequence MLGMKFLEDCPVQPLIPLYLLVGGVIGSLKVTLLLYDSTRMRQLLSKSVVIDDDDDDEYPWRQNAHKYYIHLTLSLFLFLWFILGNYWVFSVYLPNFIPPFHQPQDYCDKTLYIFAVGVLIISHTVLFLLIFCSCCIYCFSRQRYSPEED